Proteins encoded within one genomic window of Streptomyces taklimakanensis:
- a CDS encoding ATP-binding protein: MNTFTFAPATKEQAKARIAFTGPTGSGKTYTALVTGNAIGERVALVDTEHGSASKYADEFAFDTLQLTSFEPTALIDVLAVAAHDGYDVVIVDSLSHFWSGAGGMLEQVDNAAKRFGAGSSFAAWKETRPMERAMIDALLAYPGHLIVTMRTKTEYVVETDERGRKVPRKVGLKPEQREGIEYEFDIVGDLDHENTLVISKSRAKPLSGLVIRKPGTDFADSVLDWLNAGRPTPSASDYLATATAPGTTYEELRALYEEARRHNLLAAAVLDPTGKPTTLGDLIVRRGTEARKDTGKDTEKATERKAVAA, from the coding sequence GTGAACACCTTCACCTTCGCCCCCGCCACCAAGGAGCAGGCCAAGGCCCGCATCGCGTTCACCGGGCCCACCGGTTCGGGCAAGACCTACACCGCGCTCGTCACCGGCAACGCGATCGGCGAGCGGGTGGCCCTCGTCGACACCGAACACGGCAGCGCCTCCAAGTACGCCGACGAATTCGCCTTCGACACCCTCCAACTCACCTCGTTCGAGCCCACCGCACTCATCGACGTACTGGCGGTGGCCGCCCACGACGGCTACGACGTCGTGATCGTCGACTCGCTCTCGCACTTCTGGTCCGGGGCGGGCGGGATGCTCGAACAGGTCGACAACGCCGCGAAACGCTTCGGGGCGGGCAGCAGCTTCGCCGCCTGGAAGGAGACCCGCCCCATGGAGCGGGCGATGATCGACGCCCTGCTCGCCTACCCCGGTCACCTCATCGTCACCATGCGCACCAAGACCGAGTACGTCGTGGAGACCGACGAGCGCGGGCGCAAGGTGCCGCGCAAGGTCGGGCTCAAGCCCGAGCAGCGCGAGGGCATCGAGTACGAGTTCGACATCGTCGGGGACCTCGACCACGAGAACACCCTGGTGATCTCCAAGTCCCGGGCGAAGCCGCTGTCCGGGCTGGTGATCCGCAAACCGGGCACGGACTTCGCCGATTCCGTCCTGGACTGGCTCAACGCCGGCAGGCCCACCCCGAGCGCCTCCGACTACCTCGCCACCGCCACCGCCCCCGGCACCACCTACGAGGAGCTCCGGGCCCTCTACGAGGAGGCGCGCCGGCACAACCTGCTCGCCGCCGCCGTCCTGGATCCCACGGGGAAGCCGACCACACTGGGCGACCTCATCGTGCGCCGCGGAACCGAGGCGAGGAAGGACACCGGGAAGGACACCGAGAAGGCGACCGAGCGGAAAGCCGTGGCGGCATGA
- a CDS encoding MFS transporter, with translation MTETGSVTVRVPSPRKPPRDWWGLWRRPDFRRLWTGEVTSALGTAVGSVALPLVAVVVLDAPPIMLGVITASAWLPWLFIGLLAGAWVDRLSRRRVMQTCDALLIGIHLSVPLAAWAGLLTIWQLVAVALLSGGVRVFFHTAYGAIVPTLVAGSELLEANVKLRSGESAADVAGPGLAGIIAQFLGAVSAVLVHAVSYVVSLVCLSRIETRESPPERSARRGIRREIAEGVHFVSGDRYLRVLVCFSALGNVALSGIQSVQVLFLVRIVGLEPGGVGMVFAVVSVGGLLGATLAGRIARRFGTARALLACELVAAPCIVLLPLAGHRVPLAAATLAWAVAVGGIVAGNVVSGSFVQSYCPRPLLGRVRATTSTLNYGAFAAGALLGGFLGQSLGLTGTIWIMCAVLAGAATLLLLSPVRPLRDLPTVPDPT, from the coding sequence ATGACCGAAACCGGTAGCGTCACCGTCCGGGTTCCGAGCCCGCGCAAACCGCCCCGGGACTGGTGGGGACTCTGGCGGCGGCCGGACTTCCGCCGATTGTGGACCGGGGAGGTGACCAGCGCCCTCGGCACGGCCGTCGGCAGTGTGGCGCTGCCCCTGGTGGCGGTGGTGGTCCTCGACGCCCCGCCGATCATGCTGGGCGTGATCACCGCCTCGGCGTGGCTGCCCTGGCTGTTCATCGGACTGCTCGCCGGGGCCTGGGTGGACCGGTTGTCCCGACGGCGGGTGATGCAGACCTGCGACGCGCTGCTGATCGGGATCCATCTGAGCGTGCCGCTGGCGGCCTGGGCGGGGCTGTTGACCATATGGCAGTTGGTGGCGGTCGCCCTCCTCTCCGGCGGGGTGCGGGTCTTCTTCCACACCGCCTACGGTGCGATCGTCCCCACCCTGGTCGCCGGGTCCGAGCTGCTGGAGGCCAACGTCAAGCTGCGCAGCGGCGAGTCGGCGGCCGACGTGGCGGGGCCGGGGTTGGCCGGGATCATCGCGCAGTTCCTCGGCGCGGTCTCCGCCGTCCTGGTGCACGCGGTCTCCTATGTGGTGTCGCTGGTGTGCCTCTCCCGGATCGAGACCCGGGAGAGCCCCCCGGAGCGGTCCGCCCGGCGCGGCATCCGGCGGGAGATCGCCGAAGGGGTCCACTTCGTCTCCGGGGACCGCTACCTCCGGGTACTGGTGTGTTTCAGCGCGCTGGGCAACGTGGCGCTGAGCGGCATCCAGTCGGTACAGGTGCTGTTCCTGGTCCGGATCGTGGGGCTGGAGCCGGGCGGTGTCGGCATGGTCTTCGCCGTGGTGAGCGTCGGCGGCCTCCTGGGCGCCACCCTGGCCGGTCGGATCGCCCGCCGCTTCGGCACGGCCCGCGCTCTGCTCGCCTGCGAGCTGGTGGCCGCTCCCTGCATCGTGCTGCTGCCCCTGGCGGGTCACCGGGTTCCGCTGGCGGCCGCCACCTTGGCGTGGGCGGTCGCGGTCGGCGGGATCGTCGCCGGGAACGTCGTCTCCGGCAGCTTCGTGCAGAGCTACTGCCCACGCCCCCTCCTCGGCCGCGTACGGGCCACCACCTCCACCCTCAACTACGGCGCCTTCGCCGCCGGGGCGCTGCTGGGCGGTTTCCTGGGGCAGTCGCTGGGACTGACCGGCACCATCTGGATCATGTGCGCCGTCCTCGCCGGCGCCGCCACCCTCCTCCTCCTCAGTCCCGTCCGTCCCCTCCGCGACCTCCCCACCGTCCCCGACCCCACCTGA
- a CDS encoding proteophosphoglycan 5, with translation MELVALDLPEPTRLRGRWAAWAAVHAAMGRSDECRADGSVWHYDDGGGNWVDLHRLGGGRAVLVGNDHECSPEPDEFPDLVPEVPDWWRPPLRDAVRENENVAIVYGFDGTVWRRVDYGMDDGFSAVNLLALTRERTRRRILDACGYDSSGCHDPTLPRPSDESIDALIAADGDITEELVAAVVGTEGRAPAVGAAHARRFLTA, from the coding sequence ATGGAGCTCGTCGCGCTCGACCTGCCCGAACCGACTCGGCTGCGCGGCCGGTGGGCCGCCTGGGCGGCCGTCCACGCAGCCATGGGACGGAGTGACGAATGTCGGGCCGACGGGTCCGTGTGGCACTACGACGACGGCGGCGGCAACTGGGTGGACCTCCACCGTCTCGGTGGCGGGCGCGCCGTACTGGTCGGGAACGACCACGAATGCTCGCCCGAGCCCGACGAGTTTCCCGACCTGGTCCCCGAGGTGCCCGACTGGTGGCGGCCGCCGCTGCGGGACGCCGTACGGGAGAACGAGAACGTGGCCATCGTCTACGGCTTCGACGGCACGGTGTGGAGGCGTGTGGACTACGGCATGGACGACGGGTTCTCCGCCGTGAACCTTCTCGCGCTGACCCGCGAGAGGACCCGGCGCCGGATCCTCGACGCCTGCGGGTACGACTCCTCCGGCTGTCACGACCCCACACTTCCCCGACCGTCCGACGAGTCGATCGACGCGCTGATCGCGGCGGATGGCGACATCACGGAGGAACTGGTGGCGGCGGTGGTCGGCACCGAGGGCCGCGCCCCGGCGGTCGGAGCGGCACACGCGCGCCGTTTCCTGACGGCGTGA
- a CDS encoding YciI family protein, with protein sequence MKYMLIMRATDEAFAEMAAVDFDEMLKTVGRYNDELIRAGVLVAAEGLDDAAEGVVVDHSAEPPVVTDGPYGETKELFGGFYILNVASKEEAVEWAKRSPMTGPGFRTEIRRVTTIDEFPQDNEWVQRERAWREATGQL encoded by the coding sequence ATGAAGTACATGCTGATCATGCGCGCCACCGACGAGGCCTTCGCGGAGATGGCGGCCGTCGACTTCGACGAGATGCTCAAGACCGTCGGCAGGTACAACGACGAGTTGATCCGGGCCGGGGTACTGGTCGCCGCCGAGGGACTCGACGACGCCGCCGAGGGCGTGGTCGTCGACCACTCCGCGGAACCGCCGGTGGTCACCGACGGCCCGTACGGCGAGACCAAGGAGTTGTTCGGCGGGTTCTACATCCTCAACGTGGCCTCCAAGGAGGAGGCGGTGGAGTGGGCCAAGCGGTCGCCGATGACCGGTCCGGGCTTCAGGACCGAGATCCGCCGGGTCACCACGATCGACGAGTTCCCCCAGGACAACGAGTGGGTCCAGCGGGAGCGGGCGTGGCGCGAGGCCACCGGCCAGCTCTGA
- a CDS encoding GntR family transcriptional regulator — protein MPVPESRGLVARSLLRENAYRAIRDAIVDGTLAPGERLNDGDLARWLGVSRTPVREALARLEQAGLVRTRPGRYTMVSPLDVRAVRAAQSVTAAMHELAVREALPNLSVAELDAMREANARFADALRGNDVDAAIAADDDFHGVAVTACANPAVRTVLEQFTPVLRRVERLRFSSLSGRGSVAQHDRIVDLCEAGDTDGAAAATRANWQTLAPLLDTLPPDDPPDGIGDDALAPR, from the coding sequence ATGCCAGTTCCGGAGAGCCGAGGGCTCGTCGCCAGGTCCCTGTTGAGGGAGAACGCCTACCGGGCGATCCGGGACGCCATCGTCGACGGCACGCTCGCCCCGGGCGAGCGGCTCAACGACGGTGATCTGGCCCGGTGGCTGGGAGTCAGCCGGACGCCGGTGCGAGAGGCCCTGGCGCGCCTGGAGCAGGCCGGACTGGTGCGGACGAGGCCCGGCCGCTACACCATGGTCAGCCCGCTGGACGTCCGCGCCGTGCGTGCCGCCCAGTCGGTGACGGCGGCCATGCACGAACTCGCGGTCCGGGAGGCGCTGCCCAACCTGTCGGTCGCCGAGTTGGACGCCATGCGCGAGGCCAACGCACGCTTCGCCGACGCCCTGCGGGGCAACGACGTCGACGCGGCGATCGCCGCGGACGACGACTTCCACGGTGTCGCCGTCACCGCCTGCGCGAATCCCGCGGTGCGCACCGTGCTCGAACAGTTCACACCGGTGCTGCGGCGCGTGGAACGGCTGCGCTTCTCGTCGCTGAGCGGCCGGGGCTCGGTCGCCCAGCACGACCGCATCGTCGACCTGTGCGAGGCCGGGGACACCGACGGAGCGGCGGCCGCCACCCGTGCCAACTGGCAGACGCTGGCGCCCCTGCTCGACACCCTGCCTCCGGACGATCCGCCCGACGGCATCGGGGACGACGCGCTCGCCCCGCGCTGA
- the bla gene encoding class A beta-lactamase, with amino-acid sequence MTKAARPAVTRRTLLGMAALLSSTGCGKSGGASPAASHSPSPSVAAARRPHGRLIELERKFDARLGVYALATGTGATIAHRADERFAFCSMFKVPAVAAVLHRNPLSHLDTVVRYTEDDLMRHSPVTRRHVDTGMTIRRLCDAAIRYSDGTAGNLLLRELGGPAHVTAYARGIGDTVTRMDRVEPAITEATPGDPRDTTSPRAFGTGFHRIVLGDALTNDKRAFLRDLLERNTTGAHRIRAVVPRGWTIANKTGTGDYGTLNDTAIVWPARTAPLVVTIMSGKAARDAEYDEALIAEAAAYAMAVLT; translated from the coding sequence ATGACGAAAGCAGCGCGGCCGGCCGTCACCCGTCGCACTCTTCTGGGAATGGCGGCGCTCCTGTCGTCGACCGGCTGCGGGAAGAGCGGAGGGGCTTCTCCCGCTGCCTCCCACTCCCCTTCCCCCTCCGTCGCCGCGGCACGCCGGCCCCACGGCCGCCTGATCGAACTGGAACGGAAGTTCGACGCGCGCCTGGGCGTGTACGCGCTCGCCACCGGAACCGGTGCCACCATCGCCCACCGGGCCGACGAACGCTTCGCGTTCTGCTCGATGTTCAAGGTGCCGGCGGTGGCAGCGGTCCTGCACCGCAATCCGCTGTCCCACCTGGACACGGTCGTCAGGTACACCGAGGACGACCTCATGAGGCACTCCCCCGTCACCAGACGGCACGTGGACACCGGAATGACGATCCGCCGGCTGTGCGACGCCGCGATCCGCTACAGCGACGGAACGGCCGGCAACCTCCTGCTCCGCGAACTCGGCGGGCCGGCCCACGTGACGGCGTACGCGCGCGGCATCGGCGACACGGTCACACGGATGGACCGCGTCGAGCCGGCCATCACGGAAGCCACCCCGGGAGACCCCCGCGACACCACCTCACCCCGGGCGTTCGGCACCGGCTTCCACCGGATCGTGCTGGGGGACGCCCTCACGAACGACAAACGTGCCTTCCTCCGCGACCTGCTGGAACGCAACACCACCGGCGCCCACCGCATTCGGGCCGTGGTGCCGCGGGGATGGACCATCGCCAACAAGACCGGAACCGGTGATTACGGCACGCTCAACGACACGGCCATCGTGTGGCCCGCGAGAACCGCCCCGCTCGTCGTCACGATCATGTCCGGCAAGGCCGCCCGGGACGCCGAGTACGACGAGGCCCTGATCGCCGAGGCCGCCGCGTACGCCATGGCCGTCCTCACCTGA
- a CDS encoding single-stranded DNA-binding protein encodes MAGEPVITVVGNLTDDPDIRTTPSGDTVAHFTVASTPRTFDRRSNEWRDSSETLFLRCSAWRQEAEHVAESLTRGTRVIVQGRLRQRTYETRQGEKRTVVECEADEVGPSLRFAGAKVTKESRTSALAGDRFGAAPPAGGAPDRDDGERHAPRESELPF; translated from the coding sequence ATGGCCGGTGAGCCCGTCATCACCGTCGTCGGCAACCTGACCGACGACCCCGACATCCGCACCACCCCGTCCGGCGACACGGTCGCACACTTCACCGTCGCCTCCACGCCCCGCACCTTCGACCGGCGGAGCAACGAGTGGAGGGACTCCTCCGAGACGCTGTTCCTGCGCTGCTCGGCCTGGCGACAGGAGGCGGAGCACGTCGCCGAGTCCCTGACGCGGGGCACCCGCGTCATCGTCCAGGGGCGGCTGCGCCAGCGGACGTACGAGACCCGCCAGGGGGAGAAACGCACCGTGGTCGAGTGCGAGGCGGACGAGGTCGGCCCCTCGCTGCGGTTCGCCGGCGCGAAGGTCACCAAGGAATCGCGCACGAGCGCCCTCGCCGGTGACCGCTTCGGCGCCGCCCCGCCGGCCGGCGGGGCGCCCGACCGGGACGACGGGGAGCGGCACGCTCCCCGGGAGAGCGAACTTCCCTTCTGA
- the recA gene encoding recombinase RecA: MKEQDREKALDAALAQIERQFGKGAVMRLGERPNEPVEVIPTGSTALDVALGVGGLPRGRVVEVYGPESSGKTTLTLHAVANAQRMGGTVAFVDAEHALDPEYAKRLGVDVDSLILSQPDNGEQALEITDMLIRSGALDLIVIDSVAALVPRAEIEGEMGDSHVGLQARLMSQALRKITGALSHSKTTTIFINQLREKIGVMFGSPETTTGGRALKFYASVRLDIRRIETLKDGTEAVGNRTRVKVVKNKVAPPFKQAEFDILYGIGISREGGLIDMGVEHGFIRKSGAWYTYEGDQLGQGKENARNFLRDNPDLANEIEKKIKEKLGIGTRPAAEPETDAIRALSAEF, translated from the coding sequence GTGAAAGAACAGGACCGCGAGAAGGCGCTCGACGCCGCGCTCGCACAGATCGAGAGGCAGTTCGGCAAGGGCGCCGTGATGCGCCTGGGCGAGCGGCCGAACGAGCCCGTCGAGGTCATCCCCACCGGGTCGACCGCCCTCGACGTGGCCCTGGGCGTGGGCGGCCTGCCGCGCGGCCGGGTCGTCGAGGTCTACGGCCCGGAGTCCTCCGGCAAGACGACCCTGACCCTGCACGCGGTGGCCAACGCCCAGCGGATGGGCGGCACGGTGGCCTTCGTGGACGCCGAGCACGCGCTGGACCCGGAGTACGCCAAGCGGCTGGGCGTGGACGTGGACTCCCTGATCCTGTCCCAGCCGGACAACGGCGAGCAGGCGCTGGAGATCACCGACATGCTCATCCGCTCCGGCGCGCTGGACCTGATCGTGATCGACTCCGTGGCGGCCCTGGTGCCGCGCGCGGAGATCGAGGGCGAGATGGGCGACTCCCACGTCGGCCTGCAGGCCCGACTGATGAGCCAGGCGCTGCGGAAGATCACCGGCGCGCTCAGCCACTCCAAGACCACCACGATCTTCATCAACCAGCTCCGCGAGAAGATCGGGGTGATGTTCGGCTCGCCGGAGACCACCACCGGTGGGCGGGCGCTGAAGTTCTACGCCTCGGTGCGGCTGGACATCCGCCGGATCGAGACCCTCAAGGACGGCACCGAGGCGGTCGGCAACCGCACCCGTGTCAAGGTCGTCAAGAACAAGGTCGCGCCGCCCTTCAAGCAGGCCGAGTTTGACATCCTCTACGGGATCGGCATCAGCCGGGAGGGCGGGCTGATCGACATGGGCGTGGAGCACGGTTTCATCCGCAAGTCCGGTGCCTGGTACACCTACGAGGGCGATCAGCTGGGTCAGGGCAAGGAGAACGCCCGCAACTTCCTGCGCGACAATCCCGACCTCGCCAACGAGATCGAGAAGAAGATCAAGGAGAAGCTGGGCATCGGGACACGGCCGGCGGCGGAGCCCGAGACGGACGCCATCCGCGCCCTCTCCGCCGAGTTCTGA